The Spirosoma radiotolerans genome has a window encoding:
- the namA gene encoding NADPH dehydrogenase NamA produces the protein MSALFSPLSIRSIQLKNRLVVSPMCQYSSEDGFSTDWHLVHLGSRAVGGAGLIITEAAAVSPEGRISPNDLGIWKDEHIAGLKRITQFIQQNGAVAGIQLAHAGRKASTRRPWEGGKAIFPNEENGWQTVAPSAIPFVADAPAPLALTEDGLEKVRADFVAATQRSIEAGFQVIELHAAHGYLLHQFLSPLSNQRTDAYGGSFENRIRLLLEVIERVQTVWPATLPLFVRISATDWTEGGWTIEDSVKLAGILKEKGVDVLDASTGGNVANAKIPVGPGYQVPFAKRIKQDTGITTAAVGLITTASQAEEILTTGQADLILLAREFLRDPYFPLHATHDLGDETVWPIQYERAKPR, from the coding sequence ATGTCTGCTCTGTTTAGTCCGCTTTCTATCCGTAGTATTCAACTCAAAAATCGCCTTGTCGTATCGCCCATGTGTCAATATTCCAGCGAAGACGGCTTCTCCACCGACTGGCATCTGGTGCATTTAGGCAGCCGTGCCGTTGGGGGAGCGGGGCTAATCATAACTGAGGCTGCAGCCGTATCGCCTGAAGGGCGGATTTCGCCGAATGATCTGGGTATCTGGAAAGATGAACACATTGCCGGTCTGAAACGAATTACCCAGTTTATTCAGCAGAACGGGGCTGTTGCAGGTATCCAACTGGCACATGCGGGTCGGAAGGCCAGTACCAGACGCCCGTGGGAGGGAGGCAAAGCGATTTTCCCGAACGAAGAAAATGGCTGGCAGACCGTTGCGCCCAGTGCCATTCCGTTTGTAGCTGATGCACCAGCCCCATTGGCTCTGACGGAAGATGGTCTCGAAAAAGTGCGGGCTGATTTTGTGGCCGCTACACAACGATCAATTGAGGCCGGCTTTCAGGTTATCGAACTGCACGCAGCCCACGGGTATCTGCTCCACCAGTTTTTGTCGCCGTTGAGCAATCAGCGCACCGATGCCTACGGCGGTTCATTCGAGAACCGTATCCGTTTGTTACTGGAAGTCATCGAGCGCGTCCAAACGGTCTGGCCAGCAACATTGCCGTTATTTGTTCGCATATCGGCAACGGATTGGACGGAAGGTGGCTGGACAATTGAGGATTCCGTAAAGCTGGCGGGAATTCTTAAAGAGAAAGGTGTCGATGTACTGGATGCCTCGACAGGTGGCAATGTAGCGAACGCAAAAATTCCCGTTGGCCCCGGTTACCAAGTGCCTTTCGCCAAGCGCATTAAGCAGGATACCGGTATAACAACGGCGGCTGTTGGCTTGATTACAACGGCCAGTCAGGCCGAAGAAATCCTGACAACCGGACAGGCAGATTTAATTCTGTTGGCACGGGAGTTTCTACGGGACCCCTATTTTCCACTGCATGCCACACACGATCTAGGAGATGAAACGGTGTGGCCTATACAGTACGAACGGGCTAAACCGCGGTGA
- a CDS encoding DUF6582 domain-containing protein, whose protein sequence is MMATDSKIDRRDDVNPKEGEHKYGDVDFADRTNKKYPIDTPEHVRAAWNYINHKDNAAKYDADEVNVIKDRIRKAAKKHDVTIDEE, encoded by the coding sequence ATGATGGCTACTGATTCAAAAATTGACCGGCGGGATGACGTCAATCCGAAAGAAGGCGAGCATAAATATGGCGACGTTGACTTCGCCGACCGCACAAACAAAAAGTACCCTATCGATACGCCAGAACACGTTCGGGCTGCCTGGAATTACATCAATCACAAAGACAACGCGGCTAAATATGACGCCGACGAAGTGAACGTGATTAAAGACCGCATCAGAAAAGCGGCCAAAAAGCATGACGTGACCATTGACGAAGAGTAA
- a CDS encoding SDR family NAD(P)-dependent oxidoreductase, with protein sequence MNASIQTKALLWGLAAVGTWTAIKAVLAQKRKIDFRDKTVLITGGSRGLGLELARLLAKEGANLAICSRDPDELDRAEEELTQLGVVVYTEVCDVTNKIQVEHFVENVRQALGPVDVLINNAGTIIVTPYEHATEDDFRYAMDTHFWATFYMTNAVLPHMLARTEQEGKSMPGTSMPGKSMPGRIVNITSIGGKVSVPHLMPYSTSKFAQVGYSAGLRAELQRKGIYVTTVSPGLMRTGSPRNAIFKGQHEKEYAAFKVSDSIPFLTMGSREAAREIIEACRYGEAERVISLPAKIGVALQGLAPNLVAETMAIVNSILPDPGGIGEKRALGKDSETALSESVLTTLTDQAADRNNEVVD encoded by the coding sequence ATGAATGCATCAATTCAAACGAAAGCCTTGCTTTGGGGCCTTGCTGCTGTAGGCACATGGACGGCCATTAAAGCCGTACTGGCTCAGAAACGTAAAATCGATTTTCGGGATAAGACCGTATTGATTACCGGCGGATCGCGGGGACTGGGTCTTGAACTGGCCAGGCTCCTGGCGAAGGAAGGGGCTAATCTGGCGATCTGTTCCCGTGATCCCGATGAACTCGACCGGGCCGAAGAGGAACTGACGCAACTGGGAGTGGTTGTTTACACTGAGGTATGCGACGTAACGAACAAAATTCAGGTTGAACATTTCGTAGAGAACGTCCGACAGGCTCTAGGGCCGGTTGATGTGCTCATCAATAATGCAGGGACAATCATCGTGACGCCCTACGAACATGCAACGGAAGATGATTTTCGGTACGCCATGGATACCCATTTCTGGGCGACATTTTATATGACCAACGCCGTATTGCCGCACATGTTAGCACGTACTGAGCAAGAGGGCAAATCCATGCCGGGCACCTCCATGCCGGGCAAATCCATGCCGGGCCGTATTGTGAATATTACGTCGATTGGTGGCAAAGTCTCAGTGCCTCATTTGATGCCTTACTCGACCAGCAAGTTTGCACAGGTGGGCTATTCGGCAGGGCTGCGGGCAGAGTTGCAGAGAAAAGGAATTTACGTGACAACAGTCTCGCCCGGCCTGATGCGAACGGGTAGTCCACGGAATGCTATCTTCAAAGGTCAGCATGAAAAAGAATATGCGGCTTTTAAAGTGAGTGATTCAATTCCGTTTTTAACGATGGGATCGAGGGAGGCCGCCCGCGAAATCATAGAAGCCTGTCGGTATGGCGAAGCCGAGCGCGTGATTTCGCTGCCCGCTAAAATAGGGGTGGCTCTTCAGGGACTGGCTCCCAATCTGGTGGCCGAAACGATGGCTATCGTCAATTCGATACTGCCCGATCCTGGTGGAATCGGAGAAAAACGCGCCTTGGGGAAAGACAGCGAAACGGCCCTTTCAGAATCGGTATTGACTACTCTGACCGACCAGGCCGCCGACCGAAACAACGAAGTAGTAGATTAA